The sequence gataattatattatgaaaaatttaaaaatgtaaaaaaaaattaaaagaataaaagctactgttataatatatatatataatatatatatatataattaaaattattaaaaaaatattcagtGTGGGGTCGAGGACCTTTTTTTATCCTGACCCCCTTTCGGTCAAATCGGGGATTTCCCGCCTCGACCCGACCCTATGGAATTTTTGTCAACCCTAGTTGAAATGGACATACCACCACAGGACAATAAGTCCTAGACAAGCATGACCATGACATTAAGTATCAAAATGACGATCACAAGCATAACATGTTTATTTTTGCACATCTTTTAAGTGAGAAAGTTGCAATGTTGCATAAAAGTATGTCTactctaaaaaaaatagagatatCCATGGGCGGATGGGAACAGGAAAGACTTCCCAATCCACACCTTATTTCATTCTCACTCTCGCGTAATTTTTCATGGGATTTAGGCGAAGGTTCCATGCAAGGAAAAACTCATGTTTGtgtctatttatttattctatttttggacgactttaataaaaattatatattaaatgagtcatttttaatatttttttattcaaagagAATGCTGTAAAATttactaataaaaataatagtattttattagcaaatatataattaaaatatgtaatcacataattttaaaaaattaaatttaaatattataagtttaaccttcaatgtaaatattataacattCATAATCTTAAAAGTAATAAAGTCTTAAATATTAAAGCATctatatcttaaatttagtataaaaaaTTGAGATGAAGATTAGAAAACGATTGAGGGTTGAAACTATGATTTTTCTGAAATattacatatataaataaataatatttaatagatAAAAGACATAATTAGATTGTGTAGTTTCAgtaatttctaagtgttaaaatttaaatgacaTAAAATGATagcaaatttttatataatgattttttttttaagaagtcAGTTTGCTTATGAATGTGTGTAAGAGTTTGTCTATCAAACGTTTGAAGAAATTGAAATCTTAAGAGTACttagaaactttttgtcttagGGTCAACCatttaaaagaatgaaaattttgatgcaTTGAGTTGagtatttgaaattaatgcCCCCATGGAATTCTAGTTAAacaatcaaaatatatatatttgtatatagttaattaactaattaattgattaattgattaGATGTAGCAAGAACGGAAGAATTGTCCTCATTTCCGTTTAGCCATCAATCCAATGGATTAAATAAACATCTGtaataaatatagatttactttGAATATCTTAGACAAAAGGAGTTCCTTTACTAAcataataaatagaaaattaccAATGATATCATTGTTGCATCTAAACTGCAAGCACATAAATTAAGAGAAATTGCATAGAATGGCCAAAAGGGAACATCCAATTGAAAAAATGAcagtttttctaattttctaatttatggCCAAAGCGTGATGAGCCCCATCTTCCTAATTAGTTTTCCAATTATGCCCACAAATCTAATGCTTCCAATACGATGGGTATATTATCCCACGATTTTagcaaaattcatttttaacttgaaaattttgttgggatttagtttctaattggatttaaattttaatttaaaatttagtgcttgtttttttttttctaccgttggttctgcctaattcTTATTTTCCCCTTCAATGTTATACGAAGCTTTCAATTTCAAATCGTTTTGATTTGGACTTgcaattttatttctctttagaaaaaaaaaaaaaaaaatctattatcTTCCTGTtttgacaattttttaaaaacacaaaTCTATTATGGTCATTTATCCGTCGACCCTAAAATTCAGAAATTACATGTGGATTAAAATTTGGCCTGTTAAGTCAGCCATCAAGAGGGTTTTAGTTAGTTAGGCCCATTAAGCCTTCAtggaaaataatgaaaattagctttaaaaaaaaattgtaagaagtatttaagttgagaatGCCTTTGCAAAAATACATTAACAAATTTTGTAAGGTGTCATTTATACCTTTGATATATCCCTTAACAAAAGCAAGGATAAATTTTGTGTTCTCTTACCCGATTTTAAATCGAGTTTTCTTCCGTTAATATCCCTGGTATATCTATGTATTTACAACAATCAATCAGAATAatcgaaaattgatatttttctattaaaaaaataaatatatgttttgcATTCTTTCACCCCTCAttgtttttctatattttagttgtatttaGTGACTTTTAGTCATAAATTAGCCGTaagattatgattttttttcaaatatcattaGATTTACCTTTAAATAcgtttaataatttttaaatttaaaaattatcttcatattttagttgcatttcaCATTTCTCAATCcataatatatgtttttttcacatattatttgtaaatatatttaatatttctaatCAATGTTGTTTtctatattttagttgcattaaatgtttttttaacgattttcaacttcaattctttcaatcttcaaCAAAATTCTTTAAATATTGGTGTGGAGTTAAATCTGTTCTAACTCTTTTATCTTCTCTCAATGTTTGTGGCTAATATTCCATGAGAGTGGATGTTAGTATATATACTCACATATACATTATATGAACTCTTAGGTTTACTTAGTTATagcatatataacatttatcgGACTGAAGTTAGagtatatacatacatatacattgTATGATATCTATAAATGTAACTAGTTAAAAGAGGAGTTTATCTAAACAGTCATATgctcttatttcttttttttaccaccaattcattgaaaaaagatctaagtatatatttatttactttatgTTTTTTGATTACTTATATACATGtagaatatatatttacaacatttttttttcctgttggGACTTATACCTACACAAAAGATTGATTTGGAAAACAGGTTTAACTACATAAGGATTAAGAACTATGAGTTTTGCGTTTTACGAAGTTATTTAAGGTAATTGTTGCatcaaactttaaattttgcatGTAATTGGTCACTATTTTGGTATTGCCATTTTTAATAGAAGGTTGAAATCAACTACAATTCTACATGTTTATACTTTAGATTTTGATAATATGTCTCATAagttatatgtatatatactcAGAAAGATTCACATTTAGACTACTTTTGTTATCGTTTTACCACTATTTGTGCATATGTACATCATGATTGTGACTTGGTTAAGTtttgaatatgtgaatttggttccaaaaatttatttgagaggtATGTGTAGACATTTAACAATTGGggtagttaaaaaaaaaattagcaatCATCATAACTTTACTTACATTTGACCTtcctaatttatttatatttgtttacCGTTTTATCTGTGAtccttatttattttcatcatagtaacactattgaatactacaaaaatatatatattggtaTAGATGGTCCCTTTTCAGGGACCCAAATAAAAAATGGCtcattatttgaaattaaatggaaagtGACATTTTGCTTGCATCATCACCATGTGAATTTACCGATTCGTCTCTGAGAATTCACCCGCATATATGTAAATTGAAAAGGTCACTCGATGCACGATACTTACTGACTTTTTGAATTCATAAGTACATACTTGTCGCTCCCCGATGCTTACCAATCAGATACTCCTTGATGCTTGTTTTCATCACATTCTTTTTGCTAGGTAATTAATGATCTCATACGGTATTTGGAGAAAATCAACAATTAGAAAGACATTTGGATCATTGTAGACTTTCAATTGCACACCTCAAGTAAATAAATGTACACCTGCAAGCTTCtttgttgttttttctttaacaaactaACTTTCGTAAGTTTATATACCGGATTTATCAATTCTGCATGTCAATGTGCTCGAAACTAGTACACTCTTCAAATGACCTCCATTAAACCATTGTTTCGTGTCATCCCATTTGCACCATATTGCATGAATAGATATTTCTTATGCATCCTTACAAAAAATCATACAGAAAAAGAGcaattagaaaaatatagtttttgtAAAAACCTCGCTCCTTGTTAACCGAACTTCTCTATGCTACTCAATGTTAGTTGATAATTGCTCGATGCTTACTAAGTCCTAACTTTTTCTTTCCTCTCTCAGATGTGCCACTAACAATTACTCACTCGCCTAGTGATCACAATGCACACTCACACCCTCACACGCACTCGTTCATATGTCTCACACAAggttccaaaaaaaaaacttgcagGTGTGCATTTACATACGTGAGGTATGCAATTGTTAGTCTACAATGATCCAAATACCCTTCcaactattgatttttttcaaaatattacaggTGCGCTAAAATCCATTCTTTAGAGAGAATGTGAGTGAGTTTATGTTTTGAGAGTAATTTCCAGATAGTCTATTGTATTTGTTCtttatttagagaaaaattgCTTCACTTTTCATTAAATTGATATGTTTGTACAAGAGCATTAATTACCAAGTAGAAAGAATGTGGCACAAACAAACATCAAGAAGCGAGTATCTAACTAGTAAAGATCGAGGAGAGAGCACTTGACATATTCTATTGAGCGACGAGTATGTACTTAAGAATTCAAAAGTTAGTAAGTATCATGCATCGTTACTATTTAGACATGGCTATTTCTCTTGTTGgccattcttttattatttcagTTTTATTCTTTACTATTTCAGTTTTGTAAAATCCCAAGTCCATGTTATTGGAGCTAGTTGGCGTCATGGCGTGATTGCTTAGTATTTTAGGcggttatctctttttctcttctagAATATTTCCATTCCGTCATGAAAGATATATTGTTTAGGGTTTGCAAGAGCTTTCTCCTAGGTTTCTATATACTGGATTAAGGAGGTTATCTTGTccctctttttaaaataaagtttagcATGAAATGTGAGCTCCTATACTTTCATATTTGTGTGTGAGAAATAATGCtcatcttttttaaaatttatgtttataatattttttgaacATTTTTGCACACTTCTGGTATATAAATATTGGATAAGTTTATTAATGCAAACCCCATCAATAAACAATGTCCTTCAACAaaattttatgcttaattttttgtatttagtaTTGGATAAGCATATCCATTTAACCGCTAAGCCTTTACTCTACGGGTGGTTACAACACCATTGTCCGAAGCTACAGTCGACGCCTTAACCGTTGGCTCCTCCTAACTCCTCCACGAATTGTTCGTTAGGAATTTGGACCACTACAACTCAGCATAACATAGAAGTCCAATGCAGTGGTCTTCCTTGGAACTGCTAGGTCCTACATGGGTCTCGCAATCTACAAAGGTCCGCCACGATACTATTAGGTCCTCTGTAGAGGTCCTCCATAGTACTAATACCTCCACGATATTTTTTAGGTACTCTACAGAGATCCTCCATGAGTTCTCTATGGTACTACTAGGACCTTCATGATACTGCTAGGCCATGAGTAATCCAAGGTACTGTCCAAAGGTTTTCTATGATACTACTAGAACATTCATGAGATAGAGATTCTCCATAGCTCCTCCATGGTACTTTTAGGATCTCCATGGTAATGTTGGGTCCTCACTAGGTTTTCCATGGTACATTTAGGTGAGTGCATAGGTCCTCCACGAGACTAGTAGGTTCTCTTACCTTCTCCCATGGGTTCTCTTAACTCCCTCATAAGTCCTATTGAGGTTTTCCATGGGTTCTCTAAACTCCCTCATGTGACTTATTGATCCTTTGAACTCCCTGATGAAACCCGACCAATCCATTCGGATTGATCTCCTAAGACAATAGGTGGCTATTGGTCGGATGTTGTGGTCCCATTGGCCTTGGTTTACCATATCAAGCCTTTGTCTCTATTCTTGGACCTCCCATCTCTCTAGACTCTCGGTCTTGGCCCATCTAAGTAAATCTACCAATAATATATACCATTTTGGAAATATGAACAAATGCAAGCGAAAAGGAGCCCAAAACCAAGCGGCACGGTGGTTCTATTTCTGACAGAGTTGTATGATTAAAACTGGAATAGTCCTGTTTGTATAAAATGTTCAAGAAGTGACCAAACACTACATATCAGATCCTCTATACTGCCAATAATaccaaaaataaagaataaaaaactttccttctttcttcatGGGGGGAATGCTCCTTTCACATAGAGATGACTATGTTGCAGTACAGGTTTTGGACAGGGGGGGGTTGATTTTCCAATCCCTTCTACATagtggaagagaaaagaaaaggtccGATGGTAATTTACATGAATAAACAACTTCCaaataatttaacaaatttaaaagaagagaaaaaaccaaaaccatgtatatatcatatatacttggGGTGGTTTTCAAGAGTAAAAATACATCTATACAAGGAGAAGTAAACTAGAACCTTTCTTGCAAAACTACAGCCTCAATCAGTATACCAATGGTAATTGATAATTATCGAGTCATCGGCCGTAGAGTAAAGTTTAGAACAAATCTTGCTGATTAGGAGTACATTTTCTTCAGCTTAATTGGCTTCAATCCTCACAAAATTGGGACTGGCCTTGTACCATTTTGGAGCTGATCACAATCGCAGCATCTAAAAGAGAAACACCTAaacagaaaaacaaaacaaactagTTGATCGAAATAAAAGCTGTTTGAGCCATCTCAGACAAATTAGTCAGTCAATAAAAGCTGAAGATGCACGTAAGCATTTCAAATGCTGAGACTCAATACATGATGTTTGCTCAAGCAAAGATAAACTTTGTCGATGAGAGAGAATTTCAAGACCTGCAGGAATAAACTTATCTCAAAGGCTGGGAAAGCCAACCATAAAGttatttttaggttaaattgCAAGTTTAGTCCATGAACTTAACTTCAAGTTTGTATCCATTCAgttatttaactttaaaaaacatctaattagttcctaaactttcaagtttacaaatatttgacccctaaactttaaaaagtatctAAATAGGctttgaaaattcaattttgtgtcAAATAAGTCTTGGACCCATTTGACGATCTTTAAAATTCACAAACTTACCAAACACTAAATTGAAAGACTAGAGCCCTATTAgacataacatttaattttatattttaatctatgaattaattttaagaaattttgaaTATCTCGAGGacctattaaatacaaaattgaaagttcaaggaccATTAAACACTTTTAAAGTTCATGGACTTTTTTGAAcacaaattgaaagttcaaggaccTTTTAGACACAAGTTCAAAAGCTAAACTAGTAATTTaagtttgtttttaaaataagaattaGAATGAAAATTGTATTCCAAGACAACCCATGACCAAAACTTGAGCCAGAAAACAGTGCTCCATATTAGTACTGAAGACAGTTTTGCCAAATATTCCCAAACAAGCTACCAAGTAACAACAATTCTCCAGCTTATATCGTTTACATTAATTTTGCCTCTGCCAGTGACAGTGTAGCATCAAAATATCATTTACATGTCACATACACACCTACAGTCATGATGGTCGATTATCTTCCATCCAAGATATGGATCCTCTAACCATTCATCATATAGACATTTACTCCTTCCTTATTGACAGGTCCAGAGTCAGTGATATGCTCATTCGTACAATAATACAcgcaaaactaaaaaaataaaatgttgaaaGAACAACTACTACATTAAGAGATCCAGATAATCGAATAAAAAATTAGTGGTCTTGCATTAACCAATTTAACAATCTTATTCGTATTAACTTCGCCACAATCCCAATCAAACAGACATATGAATTATGAGATATGGTCCTACATCAGCATTCAGCAGCCTAAAGCAAtgtgttttcttttgtttttgacaAAATTTTCGTTTTCATTAGCATTCAAGAGGGCATATATCAGCAGCCTAAAGAAATGCATTTTTTAACCAACTTACTTCAATCTAAAGTGTTAGATACTTCAGACCGTTGCTCTTCGATCAAAGCTTGAATTCTCTGTATCAGACAAAATTACATGTTCAGCattacaaaggaaaaaaaacattggtGTTTTTATAGACAAACAGATGCCTATAATTAGTTGATACCTTCACAGAACTTCCAACCTCCTCTACTTTCTGAAGTACTTGTTCACCCAAATATAAATACGGGTCATACTTTAGAGATGTTGATGGGGATGCCTGTGatttaaaaagaatatatgTATAGTCAATATTCATCATTTCACACAAGAAGCATCCAGCACAGTTCTTAAAAACAATCAAGAACAAGTACACCTGTTGACTTTGCATGTAGCATTATGTACGTATACAGAGGAAAATGACCTACCTTCGTATTTAAAACTTCATCAATTGTAGAAATTTGAGGGCAGTTGCCATCATTTCTCATACCAGAAAGACGCATTAGAACAGCCTGAGAAACGCAGAATGAGAGTGACCTTCTCTAACAATACTGGAAACCTGTTCATTAATACACAAAGTACCTTTTTAAACGCAATTGGATCTGTAATTCCTTGAATATGAACGTCATCACCAGGTGGTCTTCTCACGCCAGCATTCTCTATCCTAATAGAGTAAACTCCATAGAGAGACTCTAAATATCCTGTAAACATGAGAAGAGATCTTAAAAGCCAGAAAAACATATGTCGTGGTAAACAAAAAAATACATCACTAGAAACTCAATTACATAGAGGAAAGTGTATTTTCCAAAACAACAAAGAATTTTGCCATTTTTCTATGCATGTTAACGTTATAATGATTGGGAGATAAGACTTCAGGAGAACAAAAATAGTAGACTTGTATACATCCACTATAAGGCAAGATATGGACATGGAGTATAACTGTACTTAGAAATTTATAACACAGATACAACAGAGACATGTTGATTAAACGacattatcaaaaaaaaaaaaaaaaaaaaaaaaatgatgaaagaaaaagcatatgataaaaattttaatcatTACCTATGGTGGAATTCGTAAAATATAACAGGCTTAAATCTCTAAACTCTGGTTCAACACTACTACATTTGTTTTTTGCATTGCCATGTGACTAGATTCCCTCACCTACCTCCACTATCTCTCTCTTCACTATGCCAAACAAAATGATTTAAGGGATTGAGAGATCATTCTGAAACCTTTTGTTGAAAGGTGAAGCAAATGCATTGGATCAACACCTTGTTGAGTGGAACAAAATTCTTCTCCCCATTGATCAAGGAGGCCTTGGCCTTCACTCCCTGAAGGATTAACCAATCCCTATTGGCAAAATGGATTTGCCAATTCAACGATGAAAAGGGTGCCCTTGGGAGGGAACTTGACCAAATATGGTCCCTCTCTCTCCATTGCTTGGTCTTCTCCATCTACTGATAAGGGACCTTGGAAATTTATTATCAAGCAACAACGTCTCATGACCAGCAAATTGTAATTTCAGGTTAAGGATGGAGTCTCCACCTCTTTTTGGTTCCACCATTGGTTGGAAAACGGTTCTCCTGCTACATGCTTTCCTCTCCTTTTTTGCTCTATCACATAACAAACTTGCCACTGTTACGGAGGTTTTCAATGCTTATCTTTGTTTTTGTGACCTCAAACTCAGAAGGCATATACAGGATGATGAGGCAATGGAATAGGCTGATTCGAACCTCCTTTTAGCATTGGGTACTCTAGACAACTCTTGGTTTTGGTTAGCCAGACAAGACAGGTCTTTCTCCACTGCACTCTTCAATCGAGATACATGAAAAACTAGCAGACCTAGCTCTCTCTGGGTAAGTCCAACTTGTATGCAACCTGTCCAATCTTCTAGCCAATATGAAAGGGGCCATAGAATCCAGGGAAAACCTTAAAGAGATCATGTAAGCCACTGATTGTTAATGCTAAGGGGCAAGAAAAAACAACTCTTCAACACCTATTTGGGCATTACTTCCATCAACACTGCAAGCATAGTGAATTAACATTAGCATTCCTTTTCTATCAGATCCCAATATGAGAAAAAAAGAATGTATCACATAGTGCTCCCTCGATCCCTCCTACAGCACGAACCGTCCAAAGAGCTAACAGTGCAACTCCACCAAGCTTTGAAAACATCACTTACATTCCAGCCAAACTAAGAAGATGCTTCCCTTCCTAGCATATTGCCATTGGTCGTGATCATCACTGTTGTCCCTTCAGGGATTTGATCACATTGAAACTCTTCCAAATCTAAACAACCAATCATGAAGCTCTTCTTTGTTGAAATTTGGCATGATCTTATTGGTTTTCATCCAACTTCTACTTTAGAAGCCTCACGCATTCCGCTTCCACTGTCGCTTTGCCTCGTCATCTTATCTTGGTGCAATGTTCCCAATGAATTCCAATTGCACCACATTCCCTCCATCCATTTCATCACACTCTTTATGTTCTTTTCCAAACTCCCAACAGTCAAATTTTCTTGTTGACTAATTGCTAGCATCCCCAGAAAACTTTATTTAGTAATCCAATATCATTTTGATGTTGACTAtaagaattaaatgcataaacTATTTCTTCTCAATCTTATTACAAATAATTGTTGTGGTCCATTATGAAATAGAAGGTTAAGATGGAACTTAAATTTGAAAACCACTATAAAGAAACACTTTACCTTGTTCAATTATAATGTCTGCCACTGAAGGCAACAAAACATGCTTCTCTTTCTTCAATACTCCAAAACATGGAAAAGGTACAGGTCTTGTAACCTGTGATGAAAATAAGAACTCCTTAAGGTAGACCGTAGACAAGTAAATGGTTTTATTTGTAATCAATAGAATCGTCTTTTAGTGATCAAAGATAAGAATGAATGATGGAAGCATATTTATAGTCTAGGAGACTAAAACAGAATGAAGGTGAACAGAGTAGAAAATGGAAAAGGTATAGTCCCACCATAGGGCCATTTATAGAACAGCGTGCAACAAGATTCAACTATAAATCCCGATAATCCTTAGACATTCAGTTAATATGAGAGAAGTTTCAATCATTGAACAGAAGCACcaaagtttgaaaattaaattagattgaAGTCCACAAATTGCCTTGTAGATTATGGAATTTGGTGTAAGATAAAGCTTCTTCGACTGAATATCTTTCCGCAGAATGTATCTTCTTACTGGTAGATAAAGCAGCATCAACAACCCAATCCCCCACGCTAAGATCAAAAGCAAAGAGTAAAGGACCCACTGTGCTGTATGATACTTTACAAATTTGTCTTCCATCTCTTGGAAGGATGCTGTAAACAATACAGGCTCATCATCACTTTCAGGTTCCAAATCAGAACTGCATTCTGACAATAGACCCCTTTCCAAGCTACTAATTTCCACAACCTCCTCGTCTGAACCCATCTGGATTAACACAAAGCAACGTCAAATTCAACTATTACAACTCCCTAAATCGAATTAACCAAACAAATTCTAACTAAAAGGGCGTTGCAATCAACTACTTCGAATAATCTAGTTTCAATTTGTTTGGGGGGTTTTACAATTTTGTATGATAGGATGCTCCGAAGATTCACAGGTACAAAAGTAATCGAATGAATTTCGTTAAATGTAAAGAAAGACTAAACATCCTTGGATGACAGAAATCAAACCAGAACCAACAGCATTAAGCGGCATAAATCCGTGAGAAAGAAACACAAGTTCTTTAAGTAAATGATTCAGAAAGATttcaaggaaaaagaaaaattaagtcCGAAAGCTAATCAGGGTCGGAAGGAGAGATGTGATGTTGCACTGCAATTGCATATATAAGAACAGTAGATGAGATTGATACGAGTATAAGCATGGAATTTACCGATTGTTTTAATAGGGGAGTGCAGGTAAAGAAGAGAGAAGTCGATGGAGAAACTGGAGAAGCAGAGAACGAAGAGGCTCTATGTCGCCGGCGGAGAAGGAGAACGGCGATGCTCTAACTCAGAGGAAGTCGGTGGAAAAGAACGCTCAATCGTTGAGAATCTCTCCCATCACCACCTATATGTGAAGgcaaatttgtacggatgagtcggcccaaaatgtcaaatatccatttttaaaaaataacatcaATTGACTGACATCATCGCCgtaccaaattacgtaaattgtCTTCATCTCTTTGTTTTATTACCCTTTTACTAAAAACcaatcaaaactaaaaactcttcaAATTTTCCAAGCATAACGGCTTCGTATCACTCATAAGCTCCAGACAGTTTTACTACATTTTAAAATCCATCATTTGGGCTTGTAAAAGATTCTCATGTCGTCGAAAAATCGAATCTAATCGGTCAGTAATTTCAATTTGTGCCTGAAAATGTCTTAAATTGATCGGTAATAGGGCTTTGTGGATCATTTTGGGTTTAGAAATACtgtgaacctatggttttttttgtttatttttttttgtttttgatgtGTTCAGTAGTTAAAGACgaataaaaagagagaatgtgagcgagataagtgagagtgaatTTGGTGCGAGCGATACTAGAGAAAGTAACACCGAAAAGGATGGTCGTTCTGGGGTTTAGAAATACTAtgaacttttttttgttttcgatgtgttttgtggttgaagacgagtaaaaagagagaatgtgagcgagataagtgagagcTACTAGAGAGAGCGACATCACAGAGAGCGATACCAGCGTGAGCGATACCGACGAAAGTGATACCAGAGAGAGTAATACCAACTAGAGCAATACTAACGAGACTAGCGAGACTTaaacaaaatgtttttttacaatttttttctgaaggagtttactgattgaatctttatttcatgcAAGAGTGATTTAAGATGTTAACACATTTCATAATATTTGTAGTCGACCGATTTTCCGGTCAAGTAACGAGCTTGGCCCATAT comes from Benincasa hispida cultivar B227 chromosome 2, ASM972705v1, whole genome shotgun sequence and encodes:
- the LOC120071681 gene encoding uncharacterized protein LOC120071681 isoform X2, with product MGSDEEVVEISSLERGLLSECSSDLEPESDDEPVLFTASFQEMEDKFVKYHTAQWVLYSLLLILAWGIGLLMLLYLPVTRPVPFPCFGVLKKEKHVLLPSVADIIIEQGYLESLYGVYSIRIENAGVRRPPGDDVHIQGITDPIAFKKAVLMRLSGMRNDGNCPQISTIDEVLNTKASPSTSLKYDPYLYLGEQVLQKVEEVGSSVKRIQALIEEQRSEVSNTLD
- the LOC120071681 gene encoding uncharacterized protein LOC120071681 isoform X1, which gives rise to MGSDEEVVEISSLERGLLSECSSDLEPESDDEPVLFTASFQEMEDKFVKYHTAQWVLYSLLLILAWGIGLLMLLYLPVRRYILRKDIQSKKLYLTPNSIIYKVTRPVPFPCFGVLKKEKHVLLPSVADIIIEQGYLESLYGVYSIRIENAGVRRPPGDDVHIQGITDPIAFKKAVLMRLSGMRNDGNCPQISTIDEVLNTKASPSTSLKYDPYLYLGEQVLQKVEEVGSSVKRIQALIEEQRSEVSNTLD